From the Lolium rigidum isolate FL_2022 chromosome 2, APGP_CSIRO_Lrig_0.1, whole genome shotgun sequence genome, one window contains:
- the LOC124688563 gene encoding thioredoxin-like 3-1, chloroplastic has protein sequence MALLAPSPRVLCRDMCAGAREAAAAVSSSAAACSSVGGARSSLAFGVWRGVRRGGRRGEGGGVRAAAAYLWDASVPVEMDEIDSMDKLDAALATSADNNLPVVIDWMASWCRKCIYLKPKLEKIAGEYPGVRFYFVDVNKVPQALVKRGNISKMPTIQLWKDGEWKEEVIGGDKAWLVMDHVREMIQKYK, from the exons ATGGCGCTGCTCGCGccgagcccacgcgtgctctgccGGGACATGTGCGCCGGAGCGCGGGAGGCTGCTGCCGCGGTCTCGTCCTCCGCGGCGGCTTGCTCGAGCGTCGGCGGGGCGCGTTCGTCACTGGCGTTCGGGGTGTGGCGAGGCGTCCGTCGAGgggggagaaggggagaaggaggaggggtgagggcggcggcggcgtacctGTGGGACGCGtcggtgccggtggagatggacGAGATCGACAGCATGGACAAGCTCGACGCCGCGCTGGCCACCTCCGCCGACAACAACCTGCCCGTCGTCATCGACTG GATGGCTAGCTGGTGTCGGAAATGCATCTACCTGAAGCCCAAGCTTGAGAAGATTGCAGGAGAATATCCAGG GGTCAGGTTTTACTTTGTGGATGTCAATAAAGTTCCACAGGCCCTGGTGAAAAGAGGGAATATAAGC AAAATGCCCACTATTCAG TTATggaaagatggagaatggaaGGAGGAGGTGATAGGAGGCGACAAGGCATGGCTTGTGATGGATCATGTTAGAGAAATGATCCAGAAGTACAA GTGA
- the LOC124688564 gene encoding uncharacterized protein LOC124688564 — MEEAFMLSPELRDVLAKVAVFVLVQGLVYLILSKSSSVFSKDKTLRSPSFRPMRSMSVRRVLAPLSDVPVGTDESGSAPSPSDYSRSWSSRRWGNRED, encoded by the coding sequence ATGGAGGAGGCCTTCATGCTCTCGCCGGAGCTCCGGGACGTGCTGGCCAAGGTGGCCGTGTTCGTACTCGTGCAGGGGCTGGTCTACCTCATCCTCAGCAAGTCCTCCAGCGTCTTCTCCAAGGACAAGACGCTCAGGTCCCCCAGCTTCCGGCCGATGCGGTCTATGAGCGTGCGCCGCGTCCTGGCGCCGCTCTCCGACGTCCCCGTCGGCACCGACGAGTCGGGCTCGGCGCCTTCGCCGTCGGATTACTCGAGATCGTGGTCGTCGCGCCGCTGGGGCAACCGCGAGGACTGA